The following coding sequences are from one Hymenobacter sp. DG25A window:
- a CDS encoding DUF6687 family protein, translating into MSRTFVPFAQLCRQPAIVVDSVGLGAVLTLAHWRGAATPAALRDDTSAGSVLRALHAPETAGLQALAVTANHFDVDGFVGVWALLNPVLALQHEHLLRLVATLGDFREINWQDPLADHALQLVCWLNAEEKARFYEPFGAPARRRREDEASAEKFEWFLPRFADMLDNPAGGRAAWQPEYTRVKQAVAVMQSPATQLTRYPEIGLTVVRTPEPLPYYALFGPTAGTDMVLCLYDGQRYEFEYKYTTWIDLASRPTLPRLRLDALAARLNALEAAPRRWTFDGITDTGPLLRLSGKGLTKAQRYADPDQRPIYASAIMPAQLEAEVVAFFRAGYAGIMPKRDWTWAEIRAASESA; encoded by the coding sequence ATGAGCCGCACTTTCGTGCCTTTTGCGCAACTCTGCCGGCAGCCTGCTATTGTAGTGGATAGCGTAGGCTTAGGTGCCGTGCTTACGCTGGCGCACTGGCGCGGGGCCGCCACTCCGGCCGCCCTGCGCGATGATACCAGTGCGGGCTCCGTGCTGCGGGCCCTGCACGCCCCGGAAACCGCAGGGCTGCAGGCACTGGCCGTAACCGCCAATCATTTCGATGTGGATGGCTTTGTGGGCGTGTGGGCCTTGCTGAACCCAGTGCTGGCCCTGCAGCACGAGCACCTGCTCCGGCTGGTAGCTACGCTGGGCGACTTCCGCGAAATCAACTGGCAGGACCCATTGGCCGACCACGCCCTGCAACTGGTGTGCTGGCTGAATGCGGAAGAAAAAGCCCGGTTCTACGAGCCCTTCGGCGCCCCGGCCCGCCGTCGGCGGGAGGATGAGGCTTCGGCGGAGAAATTTGAGTGGTTCTTGCCCCGCTTCGCTGATATGCTGGATAACCCGGCAGGCGGCCGGGCTGCCTGGCAGCCGGAGTACACGCGGGTAAAGCAGGCGGTAGCCGTGATGCAAAGCCCGGCCACCCAGCTCACGCGCTACCCGGAAATCGGGCTAACGGTGGTGCGTACGCCGGAGCCGCTGCCGTATTACGCCCTGTTTGGCCCTACTGCCGGCACCGATATGGTGCTGTGCCTCTACGATGGGCAGCGCTACGAATTCGAGTACAAATACACTACCTGGATTGACCTGGCCAGCCGCCCCACGCTGCCGCGCCTGCGGCTGGATGCGCTGGCCGCGCGCCTCAACGCCCTGGAAGCCGCGCCGCGCCGCTGGACCTTTGACGGGATCACCGACACCGGCCCGCTGTTGCGCCTGAGCGGCAAAGGCCTCACCAAAGCCCAGCGCTACGCCGACCCCGACCAGCGGCCTATCTACGCCTCGGCCATCATGCCCGCGCAGCTGGAAGCGGAAGTAGTAGCGTTTTTTAGGGCCGGCTACGCCGGTATCATGCCGAAGCGAGACTGGACGTGGGCGGAAATCCGGGCGGCGAGTGAATCGGCCTAA
- the trxA gene encoding thioredoxin has product MPKKSFSELINSPGMPVLVDFYADWCGPCKTMAPILQQVAAQHQGKLKVIKVDVDRNQAAAQQFRVQSIPTLILFHKGQPVWRQAGVVPAQQLAQVVQPYMQAG; this is encoded by the coding sequence ATGCCTAAGAAATCATTTTCCGAACTCATTAATAGCCCCGGCATGCCGGTACTGGTCGATTTTTATGCGGATTGGTGCGGGCCGTGCAAAACCATGGCGCCCATTCTGCAGCAGGTAGCGGCCCAGCACCAGGGCAAGCTGAAGGTGATAAAAGTGGATGTAGACCGCAACCAGGCGGCCGCCCAGCAGTTCCGGGTGCAGAGTATTCCTACTCTGATTCTGTTTCACAAAGGACAGCCGGTTTGGCGGCAGGCGGGCGTAGTGCCCGCGCAGCAACTGGCGCAGGTAGTTCAGCCCTACATGCAGGCCGGTTAA